From Paenibacillus sp. PL2-23:
TCCTTCATGGCCAGGATCGTAATAAACTCCTCAACGATCTGCCGGTTCTGAGGCGGCAATACGATCCGCTTTACTTTCTTCGTGCATTCCTTTGCCGCATAATAAGCGGCCATGTCTATGCCTTTGGCCCGCGGAAGCCGCGAGTTTGTTGCCGATTTAGCCATCTAACTTTCTCCCTTGATGTGAAAATTGCCCCATAGACTGGCTGACTAGTCATACCTAGCGCTTCCGATACTCAAGAAATCCAGAACAGTCCTTCCGCGTCGAGCTCCACCTGTTCCAGCTGCCGTTCGAAGTCAGGGTCCGGAACGATGGAAGAGACGGGCTGGAAGCTCCCGTCCTCCTGCTTCGCGTAGACGCGCCAGCTCCCAGACTCCAGTCGAAATTGCGCGATGTTGGCGCGGCTCCATTCCCGCTCAGGA
This genomic window contains:
- a CDS encoding DUF3024 domain-containing protein, encoding MMDLFTVRRLEKILDGYIELKVPHNVRSSVRLVYEWDGDLLTLCERRPAYPEREWSRANIAQFRLESGSWRVYAKQEDGSFQPVSSIVPDPDFERQLEQVELDAEGLFWIS